From one Rubrobacter xylanophilus genomic stretch:
- a CDS encoding Gfo/Idh/MocA family protein has translation MRKLRMGMVGGGEGSFIGAVHRRAAALDGQIELVAGALSSTPEKARRSGRALGLSEERNYASWEEMLEGELALPEEERIDFVSIVTPNHMHFPVARAFVEAGFDVVCDKPLVHTSEQALELVHAVEKAGTIFCVTYNYTGYPMVKQARHMVRSGMLGEVRKVIVEYSQGWLVRRLEEAGDKQARWRTDPALAGAAGAMGDIGSHAENLVATVTGLEISAVCADLTTFVEGRRLDDDGNLIVRYEGGAKGVMISSQISTGEENNLSLRIYGTEGGLQWRQEEPNHLLFAPFGKPLQILRRGNPYLCEEARRATRLPAGHPEAFIEAFANLYLEAAAAIRARREGRIPKRPPDFPTVRDGARGVHFIEKVVESSRSERKWTEARWETPQPENARASASAPPGRER, from the coding sequence ATGCGAAAGCTCAGGATGGGGATGGTCGGCGGGGGTGAGGGCTCCTTCATCGGGGCGGTGCACCGGCGAGCGGCCGCACTCGACGGCCAGATAGAGCTCGTCGCCGGAGCGCTCTCCTCCACCCCGGAGAAGGCCCGACGCTCCGGGAGGGCGCTGGGCCTCTCGGAAGAGAGGAACTACGCCAGCTGGGAGGAGATGCTCGAGGGCGAGCTCGCCCTCCCCGAGGAGGAGCGCATAGACTTCGTCAGCATCGTCACCCCCAACCACATGCACTTCCCCGTGGCCCGCGCCTTCGTCGAGGCCGGCTTCGACGTGGTCTGCGACAAGCCGCTGGTCCACACCTCGGAGCAGGCCTTGGAGCTGGTGCACGCCGTCGAGAAGGCGGGCACGATCTTCTGCGTCACCTACAACTACACCGGCTACCCGATGGTGAAGCAGGCGCGGCACATGGTCCGCTCGGGCATGCTCGGCGAGGTGCGCAAGGTCATCGTCGAGTACAGCCAGGGCTGGCTCGTGCGCCGGCTGGAGGAAGCCGGGGACAAGCAGGCCAGGTGGCGCACCGACCCGGCCCTCGCCGGGGCCGCCGGGGCCATGGGCGACATCGGCTCGCACGCCGAGAACCTGGTCGCGACCGTCACGGGGCTCGAGATCTCCGCGGTCTGCGCCGACCTCACGACCTTCGTCGAGGGCCGCCGCCTGGACGACGACGGCAACCTCATCGTCCGCTACGAGGGCGGGGCGAAGGGCGTCATGATCTCCTCCCAGATCTCCACCGGCGAGGAGAACAACCTGAGCCTCCGGATCTACGGCACCGAGGGCGGCCTGCAGTGGCGCCAGGAGGAGCCGAACCACCTCCTCTTCGCGCCCTTCGGAAAGCCCCTCCAGATCCTCCGCCGGGGCAACCCCTACCTCTGCGAGGAGGCCCGGAGGGCCACCCGCCTGCCGGCAGGACACCCCGAGGCGTTCATCGAGGCGTTCGCGAACCTCTACCTGGAGGCCGCCGCGGCGATCCGGGCCCGCCGCGAGGGCCGCATCCCGAAACGCCCCCCGGATTTCCCAACCGTCCGCGACGGGGCCCGCGGGGTGCACTTCATAGAGAAGGTCGTGGAGAGCAGCCGCAGCGAGCGAAAGTGGACGGAGGCCCGGTGGGAGACCCCGCAGCCCGAGAACGCGAGAGCCTCAGCAAGCGCTCCCCCGGGACGGGAACGGTAA
- a CDS encoding adenine deaminase, whose translation MEERGRRRPLYEMTRELAATARGDLPATLVIRDGTLVSVTSGEVLPGMSVAVRGSRIAYVGPDAGHTVGSDTTVIDAAGRYIAPGFLDGHCHIESSQITVTQFARAVLPLGTTGGFFDAHEITNVLGLRGLRLMLDEARSTPLAAYLEVASCVPSTSTELETPGAEIGPAEVAEALSWGEDVIALGEVMNFPGVVFGDERMHAEISAALRAGKIADGHFCWPPDDHRLAAYAASGISGCHEGTTPEDTLWRLRQGMYAKLRRGSAWHDVAATIKAHTERGLDPRRILLVTDDRSPESLLEEGHMDFVVRHAIAQGVNPVTAFQMATLNPAERFRVSHDVGSVTPGRYADILLLEGDLAEVRVALTVAAGEVVAEGGRMVAEMPPYDYPAFCLDTVRVEGDLRPSDFDVPAPGGGERARVRAIRVVENHVETRGEAVELPVEGGRIRLDPRQDVCKLFVIERHGRGGGRGVGFVTGLGFERPAALASTVAHDSHNLMVLGNSEELMARAAREVVAARGGVVVVVDGETTVLPLPVAGLMSPEPYEEVARLSKEIGRALRRAGCRMNYAFMTISLLALVVLPELHLSDRGLVEVGEEGFRLVDLAVD comes from the coding sequence ATGGAGGAGCGCGGGAGGAGAAGGCCGCTCTACGAGATGACCCGGGAGCTTGCGGCCACCGCCCGGGGGGATCTTCCGGCGACGCTCGTGATCCGGGACGGCACTCTGGTAAGCGTAACCTCGGGGGAGGTGCTGCCGGGGATGAGCGTCGCGGTGCGGGGCTCGCGGATAGCCTACGTGGGACCGGACGCCGGGCATACGGTGGGGTCGGACACCACAGTCATAGACGCCGCCGGGCGCTACATCGCTCCGGGGTTTCTGGACGGCCACTGCCACATCGAGAGCAGCCAGATCACGGTGACCCAGTTCGCCCGGGCGGTCCTGCCCCTGGGGACCACCGGCGGCTTCTTCGACGCCCACGAGATCACCAACGTGCTGGGGCTCAGGGGGCTGCGGCTGATGCTGGACGAGGCCCGGAGCACCCCGCTGGCCGCCTACCTGGAGGTGGCCTCCTGCGTGCCCTCGACCTCGACGGAGCTCGAGACGCCGGGGGCGGAGATCGGTCCCGCCGAGGTCGCCGAGGCTCTCTCCTGGGGGGAGGACGTCATAGCCCTCGGGGAGGTGATGAACTTCCCCGGCGTGGTCTTCGGCGACGAGAGGATGCACGCCGAGATCTCGGCCGCCCTGCGCGCGGGGAAGATCGCCGACGGGCACTTCTGCTGGCCGCCGGACGATCACCGCCTCGCCGCCTACGCGGCCAGCGGCATCAGCGGTTGCCACGAGGGGACCACCCCGGAGGACACCCTCTGGCGCCTCAGGCAGGGGATGTACGCCAAGCTGCGGCGCGGCTCGGCCTGGCACGACGTCGCCGCCACAATAAAGGCGCACACTGAGAGGGGACTCGACCCTCGCCGCATCCTGCTCGTCACCGACGACCGCAGCCCCGAGTCCCTGCTGGAGGAGGGGCACATGGACTTCGTCGTGCGTCACGCCATAGCCCAGGGTGTAAACCCGGTAACCGCCTTTCAGATGGCCACCCTCAACCCCGCCGAGCGCTTCCGGGTCTCGCACGACGTGGGGAGCGTCACCCCCGGCCGCTACGCGGACATCCTCCTGCTGGAGGGGGATCTGGCGGAGGTGAGGGTGGCGTTGACGGTGGCCGCCGGGGAGGTGGTGGCGGAGGGTGGGCGGATGGTGGCGGAGATGCCCCCCTACGACTACCCGGCGTTCTGCCTGGACACCGTGCGCGTCGAAGGGGACCTGCGTCCCTCGGACTTCGACGTCCCGGCGCCGGGCGGCGGGGAGCGGGCGCGGGTGCGGGCCATCCGGGTCGTGGAGAACCACGTGGAGACCCGCGGCGAGGCCGTCGAGCTTCCGGTGGAGGGCGGGCGGATCAGGCTCGACCCGCGGCAGGACGTGTGCAAGCTCTTCGTGATCGAGCGCCACGGAAGAGGCGGCGGCCGCGGCGTCGGCTTCGTCACCGGGCTGGGCTTCGAGCGGCCCGCGGCGCTCGCCAGCACCGTGGCCCACGACAGCCACAACCTCATGGTCCTGGGCAACTCCGAGGAGCTCATGGCCCGGGCGGCCCGGGAGGTGGTCGCGGCCCGCGGCGGGGTGGTCGTGGTCGTGGACGGCGAGACGACGGTGCTCCCGCTGCCCGTCGCGGGCCTGATGTCCCCCGAGCCCTACGAGGAAGTGGCCCGGCTCTCGAAGGAGATCGGACGGGCGCTGAGGAGGGCGGGTTGCCGGATGAACTATGCCTTCATGACCATCTCGCTCCTCGCCCTCGTTGTGCTGCCCGAGCTGCACCTCTCGGACCGGGGGCTCGTCGAGGTGGGGGAGGAGGGCTTCCGGCTCGTCGACCTCGCCGTAGACTAG
- a CDS encoding Gfo/Idh/MocA family protein, with amino-acid sequence MHEKSTRPLRVGFIGSGFIARFHLQAFLGVRDATISGVFSPTPAHREALAAEAQSLGLGPCRAYPSVESMLRSGEVDAVWILGPNSTRLEHMRTIHREVKAGRASLRGVACEKPLARNLAEAREMLRLAEDASLNHGYLENQLFSTAVRRGREILWRRAAPIAGRPYLARASEEHSGPHAPWFWRGGEQGGGVLSDMMCHSIEVARYLLTEPGRDRDSLRPLSANATIATLKWTRPEYAARLKEATGVDYTRRPVEDFARGTLTLEDEAGRKLVIEATTSWSYVGPGLRIQLELLGPEYAMEYSTLNSGLRVFLSRHVTREAGEDLVEKQNAEQGLMPVLEDEAASYGYTLEDRHMVGCFLRGERPEETFRDGVAVVELLMALYRSAETGRTVALPDAELEEYVPAVARGEYRG; translated from the coding sequence GACGCGACGATCTCCGGGGTCTTCAGCCCCACCCCCGCCCACCGGGAGGCGCTCGCCGCCGAGGCACAGAGTCTGGGCCTCGGCCCCTGCAGGGCCTACCCCTCCGTGGAGAGCATGCTTCGCTCCGGAGAGGTGGACGCGGTCTGGATCCTGGGCCCCAACAGCACCCGCCTCGAGCACATGCGCACCATCCACCGCGAGGTGAAGGCGGGACGCGCCTCCCTGCGCGGCGTCGCCTGCGAGAAGCCGCTGGCCCGCAACCTCGCCGAGGCCCGCGAGATGCTGCGTCTGGCCGAGGACGCAAGCCTCAACCACGGCTACCTGGAGAACCAGCTCTTCTCCACCGCCGTCCGGCGCGGGCGGGAGATCCTCTGGCGCCGGGCGGCCCCCATAGCCGGCCGTCCCTACCTGGCCCGGGCCTCCGAGGAGCACTCCGGCCCCCACGCCCCCTGGTTCTGGCGCGGCGGGGAACAGGGCGGCGGCGTCCTCTCGGACATGATGTGCCACAGCATCGAGGTGGCCCGCTACCTGCTCACCGAACCGGGCAGGGATCGCGACAGCCTCCGCCCTCTCTCCGCGAACGCCACCATCGCCACCCTCAAGTGGACCCGTCCGGAATACGCCGCCCGGCTCAAAGAGGCCACCGGCGTGGACTATACCCGGCGCCCGGTGGAGGACTTCGCCCGCGGCACCCTTACCCTGGAGGACGAGGCTGGGAGAAAGCTCGTCATAGAGGCCACCACCTCCTGGTCCTACGTCGGGCCGGGGCTCAGGATCCAGCTGGAGCTCCTCGGCCCCGAGTACGCCATGGAGTACAGCACCCTGAACAGCGGCCTCAGGGTCTTCCTCTCCCGCCACGTCACGAGAGAGGCAGGAGAAGACCTCGTCGAGAAACAGAACGCCGAGCAGGGCCTGATGCCGGTGCTGGAGGACGAGGCCGCCTCCTACGGCTACACCCTGGAGGACCGGCACATGGTCGGATGCTTCCTGCGCGGGGAGCGGCCGGAGGAGACCTTCCGGGACGGCGTGGCGGTCGTGGAGCTGCTCATGGCGCTTTACCGCTCCGCCGAGACCGGCCGCACCGTGGCCCTCCCGGACGCAGAGCTCGAAGAATACGTCCCCGCGGTGGCCCGGGGAGAGTACCGCGGATAG
- a CDS encoding DUF5946 family protein: MPGRHRTADERAKATAIGFALAGLYLHVERGFTGRQVQHVHTLMARRRRAWPSFVLPRDRGRVNVEHVMTRPPGPARDRAIEAWCASVWGAFGGNRDAVVGLLESCGIG, translated from the coding sequence ATGCCTGGACGGCACAGAACGGCCGACGAGCGGGCGAAGGCGACCGCGATCGGCTTCGCGCTGGCCGGGCTGTACCTGCACGTCGAGCGGGGGTTTACCGGCCGGCAGGTGCAGCACGTGCACACGCTGATGGCCCGGCGCAGGCGGGCGTGGCCCTCGTTCGTCCTGCCCCGCGACCGGGGCCGGGTGAACGTCGAGCACGTCATGACACGCCCGCCCGGCCCCGCGCGGGACCGGGCGATCGAAGCGTGGTGCGCCTCGGTGTGGGGGGCGTTCGGCGGGAACCGGGACGCGGTCGTCGGGTTGCTGGAGAGCTGCGGCATCGGGTGA
- a CDS encoding response regulator transcription factor gives MARVLIVEDDPAVRDVVEHTLSREGIETETVPDGETALELLSDSKPFDLVILDVMLPGMDGISVCRELRESHSPHRTVPVVMLTARDDETSIVVGLEVGADDYITKPFSPRQLASRVRAQLRRQRMNAQTSPEQRKLEFPGLEIDLLRRRVTARGEPVELTAREFEVLALLASNPGRVYSREQIMDHLWGGEFFGEPRSADVHIQHVRQKIEPDPKNPRYIQTVRGMGYRFAEL, from the coding sequence ATGGCTAGGGTGCTCATAGTCGAGGATGACCCGGCGGTGCGCGACGTGGTGGAGCACACCCTCTCCCGCGAGGGCATCGAGACCGAGACCGTCCCCGACGGGGAGACGGCCCTGGAGCTGCTCTCGGACTCCAAACCCTTCGACCTGGTGATCCTCGACGTCATGCTGCCGGGGATGGACGGCATCTCCGTCTGCCGGGAGCTCAGGGAGAGCCACTCCCCGCACCGCACCGTCCCGGTGGTGATGCTCACCGCCCGCGACGACGAGACGAGCATCGTGGTGGGGCTGGAGGTCGGGGCCGACGACTACATCACCAAGCCCTTCAGCCCCCGGCAGCTCGCCAGCAGGGTGCGGGCGCAACTCAGACGGCAGCGGATGAACGCCCAGACCTCCCCCGAGCAGCGCAAGCTGGAGTTCCCCGGGCTGGAGATAGATCTCCTGCGCCGGAGGGTCACTGCGCGGGGAGAGCCGGTCGAGCTCACCGCCCGGGAGTTCGAGGTGCTGGCGCTTCTGGCCTCCAACCCGGGACGGGTCTACAGCCGGGAGCAGATAATGGACCACCTGTGGGGCGGAGAGTTCTTCGGGGAGCCCCGCTCGGCGGACGTCCACATCCAGCACGTCCGCCAGAAGATCGAGCCCGACCCGAAGAACCCGCGCTACATCCAGACGGTGCGCGGCATGGGCTACCGGTTCGCCGAGCTCTAG
- a CDS encoding sugar phosphate isomerase/epimerase family protein yields the protein MPRRPVTLFTGQWADLPLEELAPLAKEMGYDGLELACWGDHFDVRRALSEDGYVESRREILERNGLECHAIGNHLVGQAVCDPIDARHEATLPAHVWGDGEAEGVRRRAAEEMKDTARAARKLGVGVVTGFTGSSVWHKLYFFPPTSQEEVEAGYEDFARRWNPILDVFDEEGVRFAFEVHPTEIAYDLYSAERALEAIGRREAFGFNFDPSHLYWQFVDPVRFIDRFADRIYHVHMKDAVRTLDGQSGILSSHLPFGDHRRGWDFRSLGHGGVDFEEIIRALNRIGYGGPLSVEWEDSGMDRVHGARESAAFVRRLDFEPSGVAFDAAFGEE from the coding sequence GTGCCAAGAAGGCCCGTAACACTGTTCACCGGCCAGTGGGCCGACCTGCCGCTGGAGGAGCTGGCCCCGCTCGCCAAGGAGATGGGCTACGACGGGTTGGAGCTCGCCTGCTGGGGGGACCACTTCGACGTGAGGAGGGCCCTCTCGGAGGACGGCTACGTCGAGAGCCGCCGCGAGATCCTCGAGAGAAACGGCCTGGAGTGCCACGCCATCGGCAACCATCTCGTCGGCCAGGCCGTCTGCGATCCCATCGACGCCCGCCACGAGGCCACCCTCCCCGCCCACGTCTGGGGCGACGGTGAGGCGGAGGGGGTGCGGCGGCGCGCCGCCGAGGAGATGAAGGACACGGCCCGCGCCGCGAGGAAGCTCGGCGTGGGCGTCGTCACCGGCTTCACCGGCTCCTCCGTCTGGCACAAGCTCTACTTCTTCCCGCCCACCTCTCAGGAGGAGGTCGAAGCCGGCTACGAGGACTTCGCCCGGCGGTGGAACCCCATCCTGGACGTCTTCGACGAGGAGGGCGTCCGCTTCGCCTTCGAGGTACACCCCACGGAGATAGCCTACGACCTCTACTCGGCGGAGCGAGCCCTGGAGGCCATCGGGCGCAGGGAGGCCTTCGGCTTCAACTTCGACCCCTCGCACCTCTACTGGCAGTTCGTCGACCCGGTACGGTTCATAGACCGCTTCGCCGACCGCATCTACCACGTCCACATGAAGGACGCCGTCCGCACCCTCGACGGCCAGAGCGGCATCCTCTCCTCACACCTGCCCTTCGGCGACCACCGGCGCGGCTGGGACTTCCGTTCGCTGGGTCACGGCGGGGTGGACTTCGAGGAGATCATCAGGGCCCTCAACCGCATCGGCTACGGCGGCCCGCTCTCGGTGGAGTGGGAGGACTCGGGGATGGACCGGGTGCACGGCGCCCGCGAGTCCGCGGCCTTCGTCCGGCGGCTGGACTTCGAGCCCTCAGGCGTGGCCTTCGACGCGGCCTTCGGGGAGGAGTGA
- a CDS encoding sensor histidine kinase, which produces MPIAVILTVLLTVALMFAYGIPAVQTRLRDYAQDRTLARAAATADALSGERRGDWRQTLRASAGEGRTSIFVIGREGEVLLRAGSPLPGGLPEEVRRNAASGERMRLKLGGRWLAVVPINRRGELFGGLVLVSGEPGGAVYRIFLRAGVEAAAIASVFGGGLALLISTLLTRRVERLAHGARTIESGDLSYRIKPGYRDEFGELAEAFNSMAGRLEKSFSRIEEERETLRAVLDNLTEGVLATDLKGRVIFANPAAREMLELRDQESPQKLPDPWPEFSLPEAVARCARGERCGEARVRGQDTFLRVRLEHLPHFDDHRGGVLVVVQDLSEGLRLEARQQRFLANAAHELKTPLTAILGATELLLTGEDDEPGVRRRFLEHIHAEARRMQRLSETLLRLARTGWDHREPELRPLDLLQAARRAAESMRPLADREGVSIEVEGEGSRAYADPEWLEQALLVLLGNALRHSERGGEIRIRVSGPSITVEDEGEGIREEDLPHVFERFYRGRGSTGGFGLGLSICKELVEGMGGRISISSERGVGTAVTVELREVEDG; this is translated from the coding sequence ATGCCCATCGCGGTAATCCTCACTGTGCTCCTGACCGTGGCCCTGATGTTCGCCTACGGCATACCGGCCGTGCAGACCAGGCTGCGCGACTACGCCCAGGACCGCACCCTGGCCCGCGCCGCAGCCACGGCCGACGCCCTCTCCGGCGAGCGGCGCGGCGACTGGCGGCAGACGCTCCGGGCCTCCGCGGGCGAGGGGCGGACCAGCATCTTCGTGATCGGCCGGGAGGGGGAGGTGTTACTACGAGCGGGTTCCCCGCTCCCGGGTGGGCTGCCCGAAGAGGTGCGGCGCAACGCCGCCTCCGGGGAGCGGATGCGCCTGAAGCTCGGCGGGCGGTGGCTCGCGGTGGTCCCGATCAACCGTCGGGGCGAGCTCTTCGGGGGTCTCGTCCTCGTCTCCGGGGAGCCGGGGGGAGCAGTGTACAGGATCTTCCTGCGCGCCGGGGTTGAGGCCGCAGCCATAGCCTCCGTCTTCGGCGGCGGGCTGGCGCTCCTGATCTCCACGCTCCTGACCCGGCGGGTGGAGCGGCTGGCCCACGGCGCGCGCACCATAGAGAGCGGCGACCTCTCCTACCGCATAAAGCCCGGCTACCGGGACGAGTTCGGGGAGTTGGCGGAGGCGTTCAACTCGATGGCCGGACGGCTGGAGAAATCCTTCTCCCGCATCGAGGAGGAGCGGGAGACGCTGCGGGCCGTCCTGGACAACCTCACCGAGGGCGTGCTCGCCACCGACCTCAAGGGGCGGGTCATCTTCGCCAACCCGGCGGCCCGTGAGATGCTGGAACTGAGGGATCAGGAGAGCCCCCAGAAGCTCCCCGATCCCTGGCCGGAGTTCAGCCTTCCGGAGGCGGTGGCCCGCTGCGCCCGCGGGGAGCGGTGCGGGGAGGCCCGGGTCCGCGGGCAGGACACCTTCCTCCGGGTCAGGCTCGAGCACCTCCCCCACTTCGACGATCACCGGGGCGGGGTGCTCGTCGTGGTGCAGGACCTCTCGGAGGGGCTGCGCCTGGAGGCCCGCCAGCAGCGCTTTCTGGCCAACGCGGCCCACGAGCTGAAGACCCCGCTCACCGCCATACTGGGCGCGACGGAGCTGCTTCTGACCGGGGAGGACGACGAGCCCGGGGTCCGCCGCCGGTTCCTGGAGCACATCCACGCCGAGGCCCGCAGGATGCAGCGGCTCTCGGAGACCCTGCTCCGGCTGGCGCGGACCGGCTGGGACCACCGGGAGCCCGAGCTGCGGCCGCTCGACCTGCTGCAGGCGGCCCGGAGGGCGGCGGAGAGCATGCGGCCGCTGGCGGACCGGGAAGGCGTGAGCATCGAGGTGGAGGGGGAGGGCTCGCGGGCGTACGCCGATCCCGAGTGGCTCGAGCAGGCGCTCCTCGTGCTGCTCGGCAACGCCCTGCGACACTCCGAGCGCGGGGGGGAGATCCGGATCAGGGTCTCCGGGCCCTCCATAACCGTCGAGGACGAGGGCGAGGGGATAAGGGAGGAGGATCTGCCCCACGTCTTCGAGCGCTTCTACCGGGGGAGGGGCAGCACCGGCGGCTTCGGGCTCGGGCTCTCCATCTGCAAGGAGCTGGTGGAGGGGATGGGTGGCAGGATCTCTATATCCTCCGAGAGGGGCGTCGGGACGGCCGTCACCGTGGAGCTGAGGGAGGTGGAAGATGGCTAG